The following nucleotide sequence is from Candidatus Aminicenantes bacterium.
AGCCAGCCCCGCGACTGGGTGATCTGCAAATACGTCGCGGCCGGCGAACAGATGGTCCGCTCGCGGATGGTTTTGAGCAGCTCGCGAAGATCGTTGTTGAGGAACGGGCCCGCGACCGGGCTCTTGACGGTTTCGCCCTTGCGATTCACGGCGAGAATCGAGCGGGTCATGTCGAAAGGCGTCCCGTCATAGGCATCGCGAAAGATGGCCAGCACGTCCGCAACCGAGACCTTTTTTTCGGGCTTGACGGAGAATGGATAGTTCTCGGCGTTGGGGTCGAGCTTGAGCGCAGGCGCCAGCAGGCTCAAGACCCGCCATTCGCGGCGTCGGCTGCCCAAGCTGGTCCGGCCGCCGGGGTTATAGGCATAGGTGAAGTCGAAGGGCTCGCCGGACTTGGGGTCCCACCAGCCGCGGGTTGCGGCGGGGACGGTCAGGCTGTCGGAGGCCATGAACATGTCCTTGGCCTTGAGGTCGATCCGGCGGATGCGTCCGGCGTTGGCCGAGACCCCGATCTGGTCGTCCGGAATCCGCTGGGCGGCCCAGACCGCTCCGATCTGGTCCTTGCCGGGGCCGTAGATCTCGAAGTGCCAGACTTCCTTGGGGTCGGCGAAGGTGAAGCACTCGCCGTAGTCGTTGTAGCCGTAGGCCTTGGTCAGGGCGTCGATGATCCTGATCGCTTCGCGGGCGGTGGAGGCCCGCTCCAGGGCCAGGCGGTAGAGCTCCGGCGCGTCAAGGATGCCTTTCTGGCTGACCAGCTCGATCCGGCCCCCGATGGTCGTCTCGCCGATGGCCAGCTGCCGATCGTTCATGATGGGGTAGGCCGTGTCCAGGAAGCCGTTGGTCTCGGGGACCTGCGGGATCTCGCCCGTCTCCAGCCGATCGGGATCGTCGGGCCGTTTGCTCCGCTTGGGTTCGTAATAGACCTTGGCCTTGGCGCCGGGGGCGTGGGTCCGGCGCGGGACGATGGCCATCCAGGTGCGATCGGTGGTGCTGTCGCAGGAATGCGACGTCATCGTGGCTCCGTCGACCGACGCCAGGCGGCCGACCAGGATGCTCGTGCAGCCGTCGAATCGGCCTGCAGCGAGCGAGGCGTCCTCCGCCGTCAACAGCGCGACCGCTCCGGCCGCGGCGACGAGCAGGGCCAACAAGGCGGGCAGAATCTTGCGCAGCTTCATGTCAATATCCTCCATGGGCTTCCAGCATGGCCATCCGCCGGGCGAAGGCCCGCGCTTCCTCCAGATCGACGGCA
It contains:
- a CDS encoding C69 family dipeptidase is translated as MKLRKILPALLALLVAAAGAVALLTAEDASLAAGRFDGCTSILVGRLASVDGATMTSHSCDSTTDRTWMAIVPRRTHAPGAKAKVYYEPKRSKRPDDPDRLETGEIPQVPETNGFLDTAYPIMNDRQLAIGETTIGGRIELVSQKGILDAPELYRLALERASTAREAIRIIDALTKAYGYNDYGECFTFADPKEVWHFEIYGPGKDQIGAVWAAQRIPDDQIGVSANAGRIRRIDLKAKDMFMASDSLTVPAATRGWWDPKSGEPFDFTYAYNPGGRTSLGSRRREWRVLSLLAPALKLDPNAENYPFSVKPEKKVSVADVLAIFRDAYDGTPFDMTRSILAVNRKGETVKSPVAGPFLNNDLRELLKTIRERTICSPAATYLQITQSRGWLPDPIGGVVWLGYDNPATTPHTPFYCGITRMPASYMVDGRWGWRDDSAWWAFRTVSKLANFRWQEMRPEIEKVWRPIEDQAFAAQAKIEADAAALWKTDPAGARALLTAFSVKTAEDAVAAYRKLERDLWAKYNYQF